The sequence below is a genomic window from Chaetodon auriga isolate fChaAug3 chromosome 8, fChaAug3.hap1, whole genome shotgun sequence.
AAGATCATTAATTGCATTAAAGCCTCTGCTGGCACCAAACACAATATTGGGCTTGAGCGTGGTAGAAAGTTGTTATTAAAGACAGCATAGCTGGAcatgaaatatttatgaaaTTGAATGAGTATTTTGATCACATGATTTGGTGCTGGGTTTGTGAAGAGGATGACAGCAGCACATATCTCGAAGTGGAAACAAGGCTTTTGATGCAGATAAATGAAATTCACAATCCAAATGAGCTCTATTTCATTCATCCACTGTCAAATGCTCTGTAGCAGCTGCAGGATTCAGACAGTCATATGGATAAGGTTTGAAATAAATATTACATTACACTTcaggatatactgtatatataatcAGTCATAcaggtttttgttgttttcagtcataGGTGTGTTGGAATAATGATAATCAAATGTAGAAAAAATTGATTTACCAAACAAAACACGCAGTGCTCTCATCAGATAAATGAGAGCACCAGTTCAAAGCATCTTTGCAAATATATTTGTTTCCTCAGATACCTGAAACATTGTGTACCCACttaaaggaaacaaagagtGAGGGAGCTCTTTGGCCACAGAGTTAATGGGAAGCACATTGCTCTTTTGGAGATTCTGTGTAGAATCTATCTCTGGTATGTTGCGAGTCCTTCtaccaaacagcagagaagctgcaggcTGGGTTGGAAGCTTAGACAATAGGGTCATATCCACACTTAGGTAGTCACTCATGTGTTATCCTGTAACCTCTCTCCTGACATGAGTTCTCCACAGAGCAAACAGTGAGAAACACTCTAGTCCTTGGGTTCACCCACATGATTTGGAGCACAGCCCCAGCACATaattcagctttgttttaatCTAGATTTTCAATTTCAAAGAGATAATGTGTGATAATTTTAATTCTGCACACTTGACATTAAGTGGTTTACTGCACAGAGCGCCTGAATGTTCATGAGAGCTCTCAGAAAATCTCTCTCCAGCAAGCGAGTGAGCCGCGAAATAATAATCCAGTTCAACAAGGTGTTCTGTAACATTGTGAGACGTGAATGAAGTGTAGGTGTCGGCCACTTACCACAGTCTATAATCAAGTTCATCAACACATGAGAAAGGGAGATGTGAACTGAATGAGACTGTTGGAATGTGTGTCCTCGAGCCTATAAAACCACAGTGAACTCTGCATTTCACAAGACAGTACTACAGTATATCTAAACTACACTTTAATGCTGTCACCTGTGAATGAGATCATTAAAAACTCGTGCTCATAACACAAAACATTCAGTTcaaccactgctgctgctgctgcatatgCATATGAAGGTACTAACTCCTTATTCCCAGTGCTGGAAAGTCATTCAAGTACTTTACAATTTTTAATATGCTTGTACattaaaaaaggagaaagatggctgtgagtcttttcttttcatgcatacttgtactccactacatttatctcacagctttagttactagttactttacaaatcaAGATTGAATGAAGCACATAGAACGTATGAAGAGCTtatataatgtgttttgttaCACATTAAGTACAACTGAAACAATAAGTCAGcttattttgaataattttgaggtttggactaTTGGTTAGACAAACAAATCTTTATGAAGATGTGACAATGGGCTCTGGGTAATCAGtcgattaatggagaaaatgatcattCGTTGCATTCCGGTGCAAAATAGTTAAgatgagctccacctcagccAAACATGACACATCATGGGTTTATATTAATGCATGAGTGATAATAGTCTAACGATATGTAATGGTCAATCCATTTTTGTATACttttacatttacactttaaGTAAATTTTCCTAATGATAAATGCTTTTActaaagtaacattttcaatacaGGACTGATACTTATAACAGagtgtttttgcagtgtgaCGTCAGttctttcacttcagtaaaggatctgaatgcttcttccatcactgctggCCAACACTCGCAGCTCCCCCGCATTACAAATCCCAATTTCACCCCTGAATATAAGTAATGGCTTCATAATGACAGTAAATAGAAAGGGCAGCAGGGGGAAAGCCCGTCTAATTTCACCCTGAGGAGGGAACTGTACTGACTGTGTGGTTCAGAGTAATGACCGAAAGTTTATAGCTTGTGctaaacacactgcagagccAAACGTGTGTGGACACCTGAAAATTAGACCCCCATGTTTGTTGAACATCTCATCCCAAATCCacagattttaaaatgctgctatAACAGTTTCCACGCTCCTATAAAAAGGCCTTCCATGAGACATTTGGAACCAGGGTGCAGAGATTTGCTCCCACTGAGCCAAGAGAGCACTAGTGAAGTTGGACACGGATGTTGGGTGATAAAGTCTGGCCCACAGCTGgcgttccagttcatcccaaaggtggTCCTCCACAATAAACCCAGAAAAGCATTTCTTTATGGACCTCACTTTATGCACCTGGGCATTGAAAATCACAGGcgttactaataacattaacagcGGCTCCGTTGTATTTAAGTGTTCCACTCAGCCATGACAGTTATCCAGCATGCACAATGCCAGGACCCTGAATCTGAGGCaactaaatggaattcagccactTTATCATTTACATAATGGTAGAATGTCCTCTGTTGAAAATACCTACAGGAAGCAAGAGTCCTCACCAAAGcagtgtccacatacttttggatatttactgtaaactaCAGTGAAGAATTGTAACTTGCAGgagaaagaaaatctgtttacagtcatAACTGTCAAACGTGCCAGTGGGTTTGGACGTTACCACATGCAGCATCAGCCAGGACAATCAGTGTGATACCACCCCACCTCCCAGTAGCTGCCCAGTCAAAATGAATTCATTCTAATTAATACTGCTGTGCTTTTGGATCTGTGCTCCTTCAACCACCTGTTTCACTCTGTCTGAACTCATAAGCTCATAACTCCCACTCATAATAGTGCCTAAGTACTATTTGAAGTGCTGCTAAGCTCTCCCTTCAGTCCATGAAGTACCATCAACCATGCAGTTACCCACCAAGACATTTGGAAGGTGTGCGCTTTAGAGGGGCACAGGCCAAGATGTGTTAACACAAACTCAAAACACGAACCTGCTATTGTTCATGCTGGTTCATTGTCACATTTTCATGGTTTACTAGGACACTTGAGTAGAACAGAGgcatcgttaatgttattagtaacgCCTGTGTTTTTCTTACGAGTCAGAgcgtctgctgtgaaaaaggtctcTTAACGTGGCAACATAGTGATTTgtcaaaaataaagaatgaacAGAGCATGTGGCCATAGATTCTCTTTAGGcccattttatttgtttattttttttatatggAGATTCGCTGCTATCTTTGTGGTCCTTTTAGCCAGTTTATTCACTTTTAAAATACCGTTTCATGCTCTTTAATGCGGCTGAGCCACCAGCCGATCCACTTTTAAAAACTCTTGTTGTGCTGCTAAAAACAGCTCAAAGCCACAGATCTTTAAATGACTTAGTGGAGATCCCAAAGTTTCAAAAGATACCTAGTTGTGTTCTGGGACAGTTTCTATAAAGTGACACATGAGACATCCAGAATACTTTTATTGGATGAAAGTCTTGAGTTTGAATTTGATAGTGTCAGACAATGTGGAATAAGATGATTTTTACAACAAAATACCACTTAAATGGACATTAAAGTGCTGTTGGCAGATCTTTTATTAAGTAgaagtagtaataccacagttTAGAAATACCCAAGTATTGGCTGTGTGTTCAAATCTTCACTAAGGTACATAAGTGTTATCATCAAATTAACATGTGCATCACTGCAATGCTGCTAAAAGTGGAGCTACTTTAAACTGCTTTATATATTGCTGGGTTGCTCCATCGATAGTAATACATTATCATCAATCTGTTGGTTAAATTTCATATGAATAAtctcaaatgtaaatgtacataGTTACTTTCCAGCACTGAGAATAAGGGGCTACCACTCTCATGGTTTGACTGGAAGGAGGATACTGACTGGGAGTACTCTCAGTTCCCAGAAAAGCACTCACACATTTAACACCGAGCCTGTTCACTGCCAAGTACTTCAGATTGATGCGAATCTGTGAATGAAATGCTGCTACTGCCACCTACTGGCGTCCTGTGCAACTTCGCTCTTCATACgtccctgcagcagagagcagaatacattaaaaatgactaaaacaagTATGGAGAGTAATAGCATTTTATTCTATTAACCAcgatttctttatttaaaaaactgttttttcttatttatttacatatcaTTTACAGCAGCTTTATGTACACAAGGCTTGGCGAGGTCCATGCACAATCACCAACAGgactaaaacacacagtacattcTTTGTTGTCACCTATTGGGTGTTTTATACTTGAATGATCGATGACTAACATACAGAAACACCATGAATCTACTGCACGTGAGTGAGTCATACTGGCATATTCTCTCTCTTATGCACACTTCTCATGTGCCTGCCAAGAGACTCCATCCATTTGAAGGATTTCCCACAGTAATTGCACACAAAGTGTTTCCCCTCCGTGTGGATCGTCTGGTGTCTGTTCAGAGCGCTCGTTGTGATAAAAGTCTTCCTGCATATTTCGCATCGGTAAGGCCTTTCGCCTGTGTGCGTCCTGATGTGAGCTGCGAGGTGGGAGCAGTTACTGAAGCGCTTTTCGCACACGGAGCAGCAGTAGGGCTTCTCCTTGCTCTCCTCGCcgatgtggtggtggtggtggtggtggttggggtGGAAGGGTAAGGTGGGGTCCTGCAGACTGCTTCTCAGACTGGAGGGAGATGAGATGAAGTCTTTGATGTCTGATTCGAGGCTTTCCAGCTGCTCCGCGTCGTGACCCAGCCAGAAATCCCTGgcgctcctctgctgctccttcttcaCCTGTGAGGGCTCAGGGTGCTCCTGCTCCATGCTGCCATCCTCTTCACACTGCTGGGACTCAGGAGCCTCCGCTGCAGGGACCGActgatggtgctgctgctgaagtggaggaggaggaggaggaggatggtgatggtggtgctgggtgtgctgctgcagctgggctCCAAGGCATCTATCCAACCGGGGCTCTAGGTGTAAGACACATGATAACATCAGAAACATGCcgtttcattaaaaaatgtacACAGCTGCATGAGGTTTGGCTGCAAGCAGACTCCATTCAAACCAACCTGACTTGAGAAGCTTCAGCTGCATCCTGAGACGACTGATTTCCAGATCTTTTGAACGAGAAATCTCCTCTTTGTACTCGGCTATTGTCTTCTCAACAGCTCCAAATATCTCCTCCGCCGCGGCCGTCAGTCTCTCGTTGAGAAAAGCTTTCAGTGAAAGCATCTTGGACGTTTCTAAAGGGAATTAGCAGCTTTTGGTTGCGCTAGAGGACGTATTTTTGCGAGTCCGTGAACGTCACGCTTCGcttgtaaacacagacatgagacgGAGCCACGCTGAGTGCTCAGCTTGAGGAACTACCGCCGCCTGCTGGACCGGGGGTGCAAAGGCAAGACCCCTGCTCTTCAGTGGCATccaggctgcagagggaggtggacaaaataaaagcagcattttataACATGATGCAGTGCAATGCATTGACGTAACATTTGTtgaaagaacaaaacactgtAAGGcttatgacatttctgtttacTAAAGGCTCTTGTTTGTAAAAGAGGCtccacaaatgaaaagttttaaTATGACACTGTCATGTTTTGTCATGTCCCCGTtcatatatgaaataaaataaatcattattCTAAAAAGGAAtcttgtgtgattttgattgatttgcACAGGTATT
It includes:
- the LOC143324907 gene encoding uncharacterized protein LOC143324907 gives rise to the protein MLSLKAFLNERLTAAAEEIFGAVEKTIAEYKEEISRSKDLEISRLRMQLKLLKSEPRLDRCLGAQLQQHTQHHHHHPPPPPPPLQQQHHQSVPAAEAPESQQCEEDGSMEQEHPEPSQVKKEQQRSARDFWLGHDAEQLESLESDIKDFISSPSSLRSSLQDPTLPFHPNHHHHHHHIGEESKEKPYCCSVCEKRFSNCSHLAAHIRTHTGERPYRCEICRKTFITTSALNRHQTIHTEGKHFVCNYCGKSFKWMESLGRHMRSVHKRENMPV